One segment of Toxotes jaculatrix isolate fToxJac2 chromosome 8, fToxJac2.pri, whole genome shotgun sequence DNA contains the following:
- the LOC121186179 gene encoding cingulin isoform X3 yields MSTASSGRKTPVDYGVQIRFINDLGETGQPGSQPKIKTQTTSKYGVAVRVQGIAGQPYVVLKDGEKGDSYGVQLRTQYPSGYSSLPRRRDKAEPGTHGVDVGGGSGGGGQGGALRRAQSHGSLLDRDGEGGAGNEDFQLSRPPGDGKSGSYGNLDGGLGVRGEREQPRRAGGREGDMERNMWDSSYQAGLSGSLRSSQSYPDPPQQINEFHSSQRQTSVNRLVNRFDGGNTGGQQRGLPPPQHDPRATSPILNSRPYTSPPSSTHSSLGHGQGAVTRFPGQSTNQWSSSGRYAAVATPQASMTEAQGQSAEMSSEEEQVMETIYNILRQGSHESDVVINHKVKLIFQKIQNIKSKESPREEWIREKRELERKMAELQTALREERRDSVSNSDPALKAELESCLDENLQLREMLDRKKTDLNETQSELTQLRMERENAEARAREMEDQLAELQDDLRKENSNKTDLMSYQAQLMEVCQLKHKLEETLRQRERELTALKGALKEEVATHDKEIEALREQYSADMEKLRSSMEQVSQSHAGIEAERLRVNASVRSLQQQLEDCRDESSHWMEQFHATRDELRTTKQELLQARLEKEEFEEELKELQDKMSTMKQQIPDPSHTQTLNQELQRYNADLQKAKSEVEKHRTEFDKKVMEVISIKKSHQNQEAELKYEIDRLKDQLQRAKEDIAKAQEKNKRLPDPATISELEQKLGEARSEASQLKEKLSLSAEELEASKAQLSRAKMDLKSLQDSQEEQKEANTRLKEKLSRLEAQLQTNAAESSEAELALHSEVRGLRSELDEAKRKASKLSQEHRELSLRLEDTEKDRETLKQTANQLEETKRQQERALEKLNKEYESLTMSSRGEAQVLRVQLEEQRERARKEMQEVQRHGNDAQTELEKSHTNLRRLEEEMSRQKKELLLVCEERDNHQLDKELLTNRLRHLEAEIEASKNNHNDKSREIRILEDKLKRMELELEEEKSSVEMLTDRMARSRDQIDQLRSELMQERSSKQDLELDKNAMERHLKELRSRVADMEGQSRSSAGVSQLENKIQELEERLRSEEREKNSVLASQRRLERKLKELNMTLDEERHTHTEQRDQLSLRVKALKRQVDEGETELERIDGLRRKAQRDMEEQMELKEASQARVTALEAELKRKTQTAMRPALDSSALSSDDDDSLYDPSTITSILTESNLQTSSC; encoded by the exons ATGAGCACAGCATCATCAGGTCGGAAGACCCCAGTGGACTACGGTGTCCAGATCCGCTTCATCAATGACCTCGGTGAAACTGGGCAGCCTGGGTCCCAGCCCAAGATCAAGACTCAGACCACCTCCAAATATGGTGTGGCGGTCAGGGTGCAGGGAATCGCTGGCCAGCCATATGTGGTCCTGAAGGACGGAGAGAAAGGAGACTCATATGGAGTCCAGCTCAGAACCCAGTACCCGTCGGGCTACAGTAGCCTTCCCCGGAGGAGAGACAAGGCAGAGCCAGGAACACATGGGGTAGATGTGGGAGGAGGAAGCGGCGGAGGAGGGCAGGGAGGGGCACTACGGCGGGCCCAGTCCCATGGGTCACTGCTGGacagggatggagagggaggtgCAGGCAATGAGGACTTTCAGCTGTCTAGGCCACCAGGGGATGGGAAGTCTGGTAGTTATGGAAACCTGGATGGAGGATTAGGAGtaagaggtgagagagagcagcctCGGCGTGCCGGTGGTAGAGAGGGGGACATGGAAAGGAATATGTGGGATAGTTCGTATCAGGCAGGTCTCAGTGGGTCACTGAGGAGCAGTCAGTCCTACCCTGACCCTCCTCAACAAATAAATGAGTTTCACTCTAGTCAGAGACAGACTTCTGTCAATAGACTAGTAAACAGGTTTGATGGTGGTAACACCGGGGGCCAGCAGAGAGGCCTCCCACCCCCACAACACGACCCCAGAGCTACATCTCCTATCCTCAACTCCAGGCCCTATACCTCACCTCCGTCctcaacacacagcagcttggGACATGGCCAGGGTGCTGTCACCAGATTTCCTGGACAATCCACTAATCAGTGGTCTTCATCTGGGAGATATGCTGCCGTGGCGACACCGCAGGCCAGTATGACTGAGGCACAA GGTCAGAGTGCAGAGATGAgcagtgaggaggagcaggtcatgGAGACAATATACAACATCCTGAGGCAAGG ATCTCACGAGAGTGATGTTGTCATCAATCACAAAGTCAAGCTCATCTTTCAGAAGATTCAGAATATAAAG TCCAAAGAAAGCCCCAGGGAAGAGTGGataagagaaaagagggagctggagagaaAGATGGCTGAACTACAAACTGCCCTGCGAGAGGAAAGAAGG GACTCTGTTAGCAATTCTGATCCCGCTCTGAAAGCTGAGCTGGAGTCCTGTCTGGATGAAAATCTGCAACTCCGGGAGATGTTGGACCGgaagaaaacagatttaaatgaaacacaatCAGA GTTGACTCAGCTGCGTATGGAAAGGGAGAATGCAGAAGCACGGGCCAGAGAGATGGAGGACCAGCTGGCTGAGCTTCAGGATGatctgagaaaagaaaacagcaacaagaCG gaccTGATGTCTTATCAAGCACAGCTGATGGAGGTGTGCCAGCTGAAACATAAGCTGGAGGAGAcgctgaggcagagagagagggagctaaCAGCTCTGAAAGGAGCACTGAAGGAAGAGGTGGCCACACATGACAAAGAGATAGAGGCACTCAGAGAGCAGTACAGTGCTGACATGGAGAAGCTCCGTAGCAGCATGGAGCAGGTGTCTCAG TCTCACGCAGGGATCGAAGCAGAGCGGTTGCGTGTCAATGCATCAGTTCGCTCTCTCCAGCAGCAGTTGGAGGACTGTAGAGACGAGAGCAGCCACTGGATGGAGCAGTTTCATGCCACCAGAGATGAACTTCGAACAACTAAACAAGA GCTCCTGCAAGCTCGTCTGGAAAAAGAGGAGTTTGAGGAGGAACTGAAGGAGCTCCAGGATAAAATGAGCACCATGAAACAACAGATACCAGAccccagccacacacagactctcaacCAG GAGCTCCAGCGATACAATGCTGATCTGCAGAAGGCAAAGTCTGAGGTGGAGAAGCACAGGACAGAGTTTGACAAGAAGGTCATGGAGGTCATCTCCATTAAAAAATCTCACCAGAACCAAGAGGCAGAGCTGAAGTATGAGATTGACAGGCTAAAGGACCAGTTACAGAGGGCCAAAGAAGACATTGCCAAGgcacaggagaaaaacaaacgg CTCCCAGACCCAGCCACCATCtcagagctggagcagaagcttGGCGAGGCGCGTAGTGAAGCTAGCCAGCTCAAAGAGAAACTCTCATTGTCTGCAGAGGAACTGGAGGCCAGTAAAGCACAGCTCAGTAGAGCTAAGATGGACCTTAAATCACTGCAAGATTCCCAGGAGGAGCAGAAAGAGGCCAACACACGTCTAAAAGAGAAACTCTCACGGTTAGAG GCTCAGCTGCAGACTAATGCCGCAGAGAGCTCAGAGGCAGAGCTCGCCCTCCACTCTGAGGTGAGAGGCCTGAGATCTGAGCTAGATGAGGCAAAGAGAAAAGCCTCCAAACTGAGCCAGGAGCACCGTGAACTCAGCCTGCGCCTGGAGGACAcggagaaagacagggagacgCTCAAACAGACCGCCAACCAGCTGGAGGAGACCAAACGGCAACAGGAGAGAGCTCTAGAGAAACTCAACAAAGAG TATGAGTCTCTGACCATGTCCTCAAGAGGGGAGGCACAGGTTCTTAGGGTTCAGttggaggagcagagagagagagcacgcAAGGAAATGCAGGAGGTGCAGCGTCATGGAAACGACGCGCAGACCGAGCTGGAAAAAAGCCATACAAACCTAAGGAGACTGGAggaagaa ATGTCACGACAGAAGAAGGAGCTCCTGCTTGTATGTGAGGAGAGAGACAACCACCAGCTGGATAAAGAGCTTCTCACCAACAGACTGCGCCACCTTGAGGCAGAGATAGAGGCCagcaaaaacaaccacaatgaCAAAAGCCGAGAGATTCGCATCCTGGAG gACAAGCTGAAACGCATGGAgttggagctggaggaggagaaaagcagCGTAGAGATGCTGACAGACCGGATGGCCAGGAGCAGAGACCAGATCGATCAGCTCCGCTCTGAGCTCATGCAGGAGAGGTCTTCCAAACAGGACCTGGAGCTGGACAAGAACGCCATGGAGAGACAT CTGAAGGAGCTGAGGAGTCGTGTGGCTGACATGGAGGGCCAGTCTCGCTCCTCAGCAGGAGTCTCccagctggaaaacaagatCCAAGAGCTTGAAGAACGCCTGCGCAGTGAGGAAAG GGAGAAGAACTCTGTGTTGGCGTCTCAACGTCGTCTGGAGAGGAAACTTAAAGAACTCAATATGACGCTGGATGAGGagcggcacacacacactgaacagagaGATCAG CTTTCTCTGAGAGTGAAGGCCCTTAAGAGGCAGGTGgatgaaggagagacagagctgGAAAGGATAGATGGACTCAGAAGAAAAGCTCAGAGAGACATGGAGGAACAGATGGAGCTCAAAGAGGCCTCGCAAGCCAGAGTCACAGCTCTGGAGGCTGAGCTCAA GAGGAAAACTCAGACAGCAATGCGCCCTGCTTTGGATTCATCAGCCCTCAGCTCAGATGACGACGACAGCCTTTATGACCCGTCCACCATCACCTCCATCCTCACTGAGAGCAACCTCCAGACCAGCTCCTGTTAA